A genome region from Micromonospora inyonensis includes the following:
- the purH gene encoding bifunctional phosphoribosylaminoimidazolecarboxamide formyltransferase/IMP cyclohydrolase yields MSTPDDGRRPIRRALVSVYDKSGLVELARALHDAGVEIVSTGSTASTIAGAGVPVTAVETVTGFPEILDGRVKTLHPKIHGGLLADLRKESHAAQLDEHGIAGIDLLVSNLYPFQATVASGASVDECVEQIDIGGPAMVRAAAKNHASVAVVTDPAAYAAVVTALGAGGFTLAQRRALAARAFADIAEYDIAVANWCAAQLDPEQADWPVFAGLGLRAQRALRYGENPHQQAALYTDPDAPVGLAQAEQLHGKEMSYNNYVDADAAWRAANDFTDQPAVAVIKHANPCGIAVGGDVADAHRKAHACDPVSAYGGVIAVNRPVTVELAKQVAEIFTEVLVAPEFEAGAVEVLQAKKNLRLLRAPAWAPPPAEWRQVGGGVLVQTADRVDAPGDDPAAWRLVAGEPADDDLLRDLAFAWRAVRSVKSNAILLAADGATVGVGMGQVNRVDSAHLAVNRAGADRARGAVAASDAFFPFADGLRVLIDAGVRAVVQPGGSIRDDEVIAAATEAGVTMYLTDTRHFFH; encoded by the coding sequence GTGAGCACCCCCGATGACGGGCGCCGGCCGATCCGGCGCGCGCTGGTCAGCGTCTACGACAAGAGCGGCCTGGTCGAGCTGGCCCGCGCCCTGCACGACGCCGGGGTCGAGATCGTCTCGACCGGCAGCACCGCGTCGACGATCGCCGGCGCCGGTGTGCCGGTGACCGCCGTCGAGACGGTGACCGGTTTCCCGGAGATCCTCGACGGGCGGGTCAAGACCCTGCACCCGAAGATCCACGGCGGCCTCCTGGCCGACCTGCGCAAGGAGTCGCACGCCGCCCAGCTCGACGAGCACGGCATCGCCGGCATCGACCTGCTGGTCTCCAACCTCTACCCGTTCCAGGCCACGGTCGCCTCGGGCGCCAGCGTCGACGAGTGCGTCGAGCAGATCGACATCGGTGGGCCGGCGATGGTCCGGGCCGCCGCCAAGAACCACGCCTCGGTCGCCGTGGTGACCGACCCGGCGGCGTACGCGGCGGTGGTCACCGCCCTCGGCGCGGGCGGCTTCACGCTGGCGCAGCGGCGCGCGCTCGCCGCCCGCGCCTTCGCCGACATCGCCGAGTACGACATCGCCGTGGCGAACTGGTGCGCCGCGCAGCTCGACCCGGAGCAGGCGGACTGGCCGGTCTTCGCCGGTCTGGGGCTGCGCGCCCAGCGGGCGCTGCGCTACGGCGAGAACCCGCACCAGCAGGCCGCCCTCTACACCGACCCGGACGCCCCGGTCGGGCTGGCCCAGGCCGAGCAGCTGCACGGCAAGGAGATGTCCTACAACAACTACGTCGACGCGGACGCCGCCTGGCGGGCGGCGAACGACTTCACCGACCAGCCGGCCGTCGCGGTCATCAAGCACGCCAACCCGTGCGGCATCGCGGTCGGCGGGGACGTGGCCGACGCGCACCGCAAGGCGCACGCCTGCGACCCGGTCTCCGCGTACGGCGGGGTGATCGCGGTCAACCGGCCGGTCACCGTCGAGCTGGCCAAGCAGGTCGCGGAGATCTTCACCGAGGTCCTGGTGGCTCCGGAGTTCGAGGCGGGCGCGGTCGAGGTGCTCCAGGCCAAGAAGAACCTGCGCCTGCTGCGCGCCCCCGCCTGGGCCCCGCCGCCCGCCGAGTGGCGGCAGGTCGGCGGCGGTGTGCTGGTGCAGACCGCCGACCGGGTGGACGCCCCCGGCGACGACCCGGCCGCCTGGCGGCTGGTGGCGGGCGAACCGGCCGACGACGACCTCCTGCGGGACCTGGCCTTCGCCTGGCGGGCGGTTCGCTCGGTCAAGAGCAACGCCATCCTGCTGGCCGCCGACGGCGCGACCGTCGGGGTCGGCATGGGGCAGGTCAACCGGGTCGACTCGGCGCATCTCGCGGTGAACCGGGCCGGTGCCGACCGGGCCCGGGGCGCGGTCGCCGCCTCGGACGCGTTCTTCCCGTTCGCCGACGGGCTCAGGGTGCTCATCGACGCGGGCGTCCGGGCCGTCGTGCAGCCGGGCGGTTCGATCCGGGACGACGAGGTGATCGCCGCCGCCACCGAGGCCGGCGTCACCATGTACCTCACCGACACCCGTCACTTCTTCCACTGA
- a CDS encoding CD225/dispanin family protein → MQPGYPQQPPQQIDNNMTMSIVAIFLFWPLAIPALINASKVNPLVQQGNYAAAQAAAAESKKWSKWALIVGLSWYVIVLICCLLGGLGSLMGTDTTV, encoded by the coding sequence ATGCAGCCCGGATACCCCCAGCAGCCGCCGCAGCAGATCGACAACAACATGACCATGTCGATCGTGGCCATCTTCCTCTTCTGGCCCCTCGCCATCCCCGCGCTGATCAACGCCTCCAAGGTCAACCCGCTGGTGCAGCAGGGTAACTACGCGGCGGCCCAGGCCGCTGCGGCGGAGAGCAAGAAGTGGTCGAAGTGGGCCCTCATCGTCGGCCTCTCGTGGTACGTCATCGTCCTGATCTGCTGCCTGCTGGGTGGCCTCGGGTCGCTGATGGGCACCGACACGACCGTCTGA
- a CDS encoding DUF4190 domain-containing protein: MQPDNPGQDPYGQQPPSDPTSPQYSDPYGQPPQPSYGQPSHDPYGQQPQDPYGQPPASGQPYGQPTSGQPYGQPTSGQPYGQPISGQPYGQPASGQPYGDPYAQQQPYGAAPGYPGGQYGQFAAAPQNNNLGLIGMIVGITSIVFAICCAFLGIILGIAGVVLGVMGQKKADQGLANNKGQATTALITGAVGTVLGLANAILGVALNLNTFNVS; the protein is encoded by the coding sequence GTGCAGCCCGACAACCCCGGCCAGGACCCGTACGGCCAGCAGCCGCCCTCGGATCCCACCTCGCCGCAGTACTCCGACCCGTACGGTCAGCCGCCGCAGCCGTCCTACGGCCAGCCGTCGCACGACCCGTACGGTCAGCAGCCGCAGGATCCGTACGGGCAGCCGCCGGCCTCGGGCCAGCCGTACGGGCAGCCGACCTCGGGCCAGCCGTACGGGCAGCCGACCTCCGGTCAGCCCTACGGGCAGCCGATTTCGGGCCAGCCGTACGGGCAACCCGCCTCCGGTCAGCCGTACGGGGACCCGTACGCGCAGCAGCAGCCGTACGGCGCGGCGCCGGGCTACCCGGGCGGGCAGTACGGCCAGTTCGCTGCGGCCCCGCAGAACAACAACCTCGGCCTGATCGGGATGATCGTCGGTATCACCTCGATCGTCTTCGCGATCTGCTGCGCGTTCCTCGGCATCATCCTCGGCATCGCCGGCGTGGTGCTGGGCGTGATGGGCCAGAAGAAGGCAGACCAGGGGCTGGCCAACAACAAGGGCCAGGCCACGACCGCTCTGATCACCGGCGCGGTGGGCACCGTCCTCGGGCTGGCGAACGCGATCCTCGGTGTCGCGCTGAACCTGAACACGTTCAACGTGTCCTGA
- a CDS encoding DUF6350 family protein, whose product MTSVTPDQPRRPAGVDPDDRPTGRTGPVPRPRPRRPDAPDRADGRRRQRAPLAVAAGVAAGWAALTSYLPVVVVLGLMQLSEDAASVPGALRAGLAGWLLGHGVPLDTGAGPLGLTPLALTALVVWRLTRAGVHTTRALGARGTREVRPALVAAGAVGLGYALLGVLAAAAAGTDGMRLHPARAGMTLGLVGVAAALVGALRTTGLPDGLLRRVPAALHDGVRTGLVAGLLLTGAGAGAAGLAIATGGGDAADMIGAYRTGVAGQAGITLVSLAYAPNAAIWATSYLLGPGFAVGTDTAVRTSEVSVGALPAVPLLAGLPRGPVDGFGALLLAVPVLIGMAAGWLLARRLLRSAADDRTPLAWGPLLGTAVLAGPVAGLLVGAAAAVSGGSLGGGRLAEVGPVAWQVTAVTSAVVAVGALLGAAASRAFTRP is encoded by the coding sequence ATGACCTCCGTCACCCCTGATCAGCCCCGCCGTCCCGCTGGCGTCGATCCCGACGACCGGCCGACCGGTCGTACCGGCCCCGTGCCCCGGCCGCGGCCCCGGCGTCCCGACGCGCCCGACCGGGCGGACGGACGCCGCCGCCAGCGGGCCCCGCTCGCCGTCGCCGCCGGGGTAGCCGCCGGCTGGGCCGCCCTCACCTCGTACCTGCCGGTCGTCGTGGTGCTCGGGTTGATGCAGCTCAGCGAGGACGCGGCGTCGGTGCCCGGCGCGCTGCGCGCCGGGCTGGCCGGCTGGCTGCTCGGCCACGGTGTGCCGCTGGACACCGGCGCCGGCCCGCTCGGCCTCACCCCGCTGGCCCTGACCGCCCTGGTCGTCTGGCGGCTTACCCGGGCCGGGGTGCACACCACCCGGGCACTGGGCGCGCGGGGCACCCGGGAGGTCCGACCGGCGCTCGTCGCGGCGGGTGCCGTCGGCCTCGGGTACGCGCTGCTCGGCGTGCTCGCCGCAGCCGCCGCCGGCACCGACGGGATGCGGCTGCACCCGGCGCGGGCCGGGATGACCCTCGGTCTCGTCGGCGTGGCCGCCGCCCTGGTGGGCGCGCTGCGGACCACCGGCCTCCCGGACGGACTGCTCCGGCGGGTGCCCGCCGCCCTGCACGACGGGGTCCGCACCGGCCTGGTCGCCGGGCTGCTCCTGACCGGGGCGGGCGCGGGGGCCGCCGGGCTGGCCATCGCCACCGGTGGTGGCGATGCCGCCGACATGATCGGCGCCTACCGGACCGGGGTGGCCGGCCAGGCCGGGATCACCCTGGTCAGCCTCGCCTACGCGCCGAACGCCGCGATCTGGGCCACCAGCTACCTGCTCGGACCCGGGTTCGCGGTGGGCACCGACACGGCCGTACGCACCAGCGAGGTCTCCGTCGGCGCGCTGCCGGCCGTACCGCTGCTCGCCGGCCTGCCGCGCGGACCGGTCGACGGGTTCGGCGCGCTGCTGCTCGCGGTGCCGGTCCTGATCGGGATGGCGGCGGGCTGGCTGCTCGCCCGTCGGCTGCTCCGGTCGGCCGCCGACGACCGGACGCCCCTGGCCTGGGGGCCGTTGCTCGGTACGGCGGTGCTCGCCGGGCCGGTGGCCGGTCTGCTGGTGGGCGCGGCGGCAGCGGTCTCCGGTGGTTCGCTCGGCGGCGGCCGGCTCGCCGAGGTGGGCCCGGTCGCCTGGCAGGTGACCGCCGTGACCAGCGCGGTCGTGGCGGTCGGCGCGCTGCTCGGGGCCGCCGCCTCCCGCGCCTTCACCCGCCCCTGA
- the sucD gene encoding succinate--CoA ligase subunit alpha: protein MAIWLTKDSKVIVQGMTGSEGSKHTRRMLAAGTNVVGGVNPRKAGQTVDFDGTELPVFANVADAMAQTGADVTVIFVPPQFTKGAVVEAIDAGIPLAVVITEGVPVHDTAAFWAYNTTQGERTRIIGPNCPGIASPGASNAGIIPADITGSGRIGLVSKSGTLTYQMMYELRDIGFSTCVGIGGDPIIGTTHIDALAAFEADPDTDAIVMIGEIGGDAEERAADFIKANVTKPVVGYIAGFTAPPGKTMGHAGAIISGSAGTAEAKKEALEAVGVKVGKTPTETAKLMREIMSAG from the coding sequence ATGGCAATCTGGCTGACCAAGGACTCGAAGGTCATCGTCCAGGGGATGACCGGTTCCGAGGGTTCCAAGCACACCCGGCGGATGCTCGCCGCCGGCACCAACGTCGTTGGTGGCGTGAACCCGCGCAAGGCCGGACAGACCGTCGACTTCGACGGCACCGAGCTGCCGGTCTTCGCCAACGTGGCCGACGCCATGGCGCAGACCGGTGCCGACGTCACGGTGATCTTCGTACCGCCGCAGTTCACCAAGGGCGCGGTGGTCGAGGCGATCGACGCGGGCATCCCGCTGGCCGTGGTGATCACCGAAGGCGTCCCGGTGCACGACACCGCCGCCTTCTGGGCGTACAACACCACCCAGGGGGAGCGCACCCGGATCATCGGCCCGAACTGCCCGGGCATCGCCTCGCCGGGGGCCTCCAACGCCGGCATCATCCCGGCCGACATCACCGGCTCCGGCCGGATCGGTCTGGTCAGCAAGAGCGGCACGCTGACCTACCAGATGATGTACGAGCTGCGCGACATCGGCTTCTCGACCTGCGTCGGCATCGGTGGCGACCCGATCATCGGCACCACCCACATCGACGCGCTGGCCGCCTTCGAGGCCGACCCGGACACCGACGCCATCGTCATGATCGGTGAGATCGGCGGTGACGCCGAGGAGCGGGCCGCCGACTTCATCAAGGCGAACGTGACCAAGCCGGTGGTCGGCTACATCGCCGGCTTCACCGCCCCGCCCGGCAAGACCATGGGGCACGCCGGCGCGATCATCTCCGGCTCGGCGGGCACCGCCGAGGCGAAGAAGGAGGCGCTGGAGGCGGTCGGCGTCAAGGTCGGCAAGACGCCGACCGAGACCGCCAAGCTGATGCGGGAGATCATGTCGGCCGGCTGA
- the sucC gene encoding ADP-forming succinate--CoA ligase subunit beta produces the protein MDLYEYQGRDLFERHGLPVLAGGVATTPEEARAIAERLGGRVVVKAQVKVGGRGKAGGVKLAEGTEETVARATDILGMDIKGHTVHKVMITVTADIAEEYYFSYLLDRANRTFLCIASVAGGMDIEQVAAESPDKVVKTPIDANTGVDEATAREIVTAAGFPAEVADQVVGIAVQLWQAFVAEDATLVEVNPLARTADGNVLLLDAKVTLDENAAFRHPDHEALVDQAAVDPLEQRAKEKDLNYVKLDGEVGIIGNGAGLVMSTLDVVAYAGERHGNVKPANFLDIGGGASAAVMANGLEIVLSDPSVKSVFVNVFGGITACDEVANGIIQALALLEQRGEQVTKPLVVRLDGNNAEAGRAILDGAKNPLVQRVDTMDGAAERAAELAAAGV, from the coding sequence GTGGACCTGTACGAGTACCAGGGGCGGGACCTGTTCGAGCGACACGGACTGCCCGTGCTCGCCGGCGGCGTCGCGACGACCCCGGAGGAGGCACGCGCGATCGCCGAGCGCCTTGGCGGACGGGTGGTCGTGAAGGCCCAGGTGAAGGTCGGTGGCCGAGGCAAGGCCGGCGGCGTCAAGTTGGCGGAGGGCACGGAGGAGACGGTGGCTCGGGCCACCGACATCCTCGGCATGGACATCAAGGGTCACACCGTCCACAAGGTGATGATCACGGTGACCGCGGACATCGCCGAGGAGTACTACTTCTCGTACCTGCTCGACCGGGCGAACCGCACCTTCCTGTGCATCGCCAGCGTGGCCGGCGGCATGGACATCGAACAGGTCGCCGCCGAGAGCCCGGACAAGGTCGTCAAGACCCCGATCGACGCCAACACCGGCGTGGACGAGGCCACGGCGCGGGAGATCGTCACCGCCGCCGGGTTCCCGGCCGAGGTCGCCGACCAGGTCGTCGGGATCGCGGTACAGCTCTGGCAGGCCTTCGTGGCCGAGGACGCCACCCTGGTCGAGGTGAACCCGCTGGCCCGTACGGCAGACGGCAACGTGCTGCTGCTCGACGCCAAGGTGACCCTGGACGAGAACGCCGCGTTCCGGCACCCGGACCACGAGGCCCTGGTCGACCAGGCGGCGGTGGACCCGCTGGAGCAGCGGGCCAAGGAGAAGGACCTCAACTACGTCAAGCTCGACGGCGAGGTCGGCATCATCGGCAACGGCGCCGGCCTGGTCATGTCGACCCTCGACGTGGTGGCGTACGCCGGTGAGCGGCACGGCAACGTCAAGCCGGCGAACTTCCTCGACATCGGTGGTGGCGCGAGCGCCGCGGTGATGGCGAACGGGCTGGAGATCGTCCTGTCCGACCCGTCGGTCAAGAGCGTCTTCGTGAACGTCTTCGGCGGCATCACCGCCTGCGACGAGGTCGCCAACGGCATCATCCAGGCGCTGGCCCTGCTCGAGCAGCGCGGCGAGCAGGTGACCAAGCCGCTCGTGGTCCGTCTCGACGGCAACAACGCGGAGGCCGGTCGGGCGATCCTCGACGGCGCGAAGAACCCGCTCGTGCAGCGGGTCGACACCATGGACGGCGCGGCCGAGCGGGCCGCCGAGCTGGCGGCTGCGGGGGTCTGA
- a CDS encoding cobalamin B12-binding domain-containing protein yields MSSRIRVVVAKPGLDGHDRGAKVVARALRDAGMEVIYTGLHQTPEQIVETAIQEDADAVGLSVLSGAHMTLFRRVLELLAERDARDVVVFGGGIIPEADIPELEQIGVAKIFTPGATTQAIVEWVRDNIAQPVG; encoded by the coding sequence ATGAGCTCTCGAATTCGGGTCGTCGTCGCCAAGCCGGGCCTGGACGGGCACGACCGGGGCGCCAAGGTGGTCGCGCGGGCGCTGCGCGACGCCGGCATGGAGGTCATCTACACCGGGCTGCACCAGACGCCGGAGCAGATCGTGGAGACGGCGATCCAGGAGGACGCCGACGCGGTCGGGCTCTCCGTGCTCTCCGGCGCGCACATGACGCTCTTCCGCCGGGTGCTGGAGCTGCTCGCCGAGCGGGACGCCCGCGACGTCGTCGTCTTCGGCGGCGGGATCATCCCCGAGGCCGACATCCCCGAGTTGGAGCAGATCGGCGTGGCCAAGATCTTCACTCCGGGCGCCACCACCCAGGCGATCGTCGAGTGGGTCCGGGACAACATCGCCCAGCCGGTCGGCTGA
- a CDS encoding M23 family metallopeptidase — translation MRQQLLDEPDRYRGRRRVPTPPRSRYAAVVTTAFVGAGVVALGASAMPDAKGVNPSVLDELRQASVTSQDLADRSVDAERATRDSTRLAADDAAEPEVWLLPLAEGYEFTTPYGMRGGELHTGVDLVAPEGTPYVSIHDGTVTKAGWFGGYGYTVIVRHADGTEAIYGHSSQLSVKEGQQVKAGDQLGLVGNTGHSYGSHLHLEIHVKGEPRDPVPWLQQRGADIKLQVEAIYSDVTAS, via the coding sequence GTGCGCCAGCAGCTGTTGGATGAGCCCGATAGATATCGCGGCCGACGCCGTGTACCCACCCCGCCCCGCAGCCGTTACGCCGCCGTCGTCACCACCGCCTTCGTCGGCGCGGGTGTCGTCGCCCTCGGCGCCAGCGCGATGCCCGACGCCAAGGGCGTCAACCCCTCGGTCCTCGACGAGCTGCGTCAGGCCTCGGTCACCAGCCAGGATCTCGCCGACCGGAGCGTCGACGCCGAGCGCGCCACCCGGGACTCCACCCGCCTGGCCGCCGACGACGCCGCCGAGCCCGAGGTCTGGCTGCTCCCCCTCGCCGAGGGCTACGAGTTCACCACCCCGTACGGCATGCGCGGGGGCGAACTGCACACCGGCGTCGACCTGGTCGCCCCGGAGGGCACCCCGTACGTCTCCATCCACGACGGCACGGTCACCAAGGCCGGCTGGTTCGGCGGGTACGGCTACACCGTGATCGTCCGGCACGCTGACGGCACCGAGGCCATCTACGGCCACTCCTCCCAGCTCAGCGTCAAGGAGGGGCAGCAGGTCAAGGCGGGCGACCAGCTCGGCCTTGTCGGCAACACCGGCCACTCCTACGGCTCGCACCTGCACCTTGAGATCCACGTCAAGGGCGAGCCACGCGACCCGGTGCCGTGGCTCCAGCAGCGCGGAGCGGACATCAAGCTACAAGTCGAGGCAATCTACAGCGACGTCACCGCGTCCTGA
- a CDS encoding M23 family metallopeptidase, producing the protein MKVTVQEDSFSQNQDTRHQATEPGVGRPWWHRLRTRYLVAGTAALVGLGLTGATVIATGSDDSPAPAPVALDAEDRAEAARRAGRADRPPATPSATATSPTPAPTSASPEPSATPKPRATRKATSAPKPTRKATSKPKAAWVNPMPGAAVTSCYGPRWGTLHAGIDLALPAGTPVRAVAAGTVVKAGDAGDGYGISVFVDHGNGYLTQYAHLNSTSVSVGSKVAAATTIGREGSTGDSTGPHLHFEVHQGGMWNQIDPAPFMRARGVDLGC; encoded by the coding sequence GTGAAGGTCACCGTGCAGGAAGACAGCTTCAGCCAGAACCAGGACACCCGTCACCAGGCCACGGAACCCGGCGTCGGACGCCCGTGGTGGCACCGGCTCCGGACCCGGTACCTCGTGGCAGGCACGGCGGCCCTGGTCGGTCTCGGTCTGACCGGCGCCACCGTGATCGCCACCGGCTCCGACGACTCCCCCGCCCCGGCCCCGGTCGCCCTGGACGCCGAGGACCGCGCCGAGGCCGCCCGCCGGGCCGGCCGCGCGGACCGTCCGCCGGCCACCCCCTCGGCGACCGCGACCAGCCCGACACCGGCCCCGACCTCGGCCAGCCCCGAGCCCAGCGCGACCCCGAAGCCCCGGGCCACACGGAAGGCCACCAGCGCCCCGAAGCCCACCCGGAAGGCCACCAGCAAGCCGAAGGCCGCCTGGGTCAACCCGATGCCCGGCGCGGCGGTCACGTCCTGCTACGGGCCCCGCTGGGGCACCCTGCACGCCGGTATCGACCTGGCCCTTCCGGCCGGCACGCCGGTCCGGGCCGTGGCCGCCGGGACCGTGGTGAAGGCCGGCGACGCCGGTGACGGGTACGGCATCTCGGTCTTCGTCGACCACGGCAACGGCTACCTGACCCAGTACGCCCACCTGAACTCGACCTCGGTGTCCGTCGGGTCGAAGGTCGCCGCCGCCACCACCATCGGCCGGGAGGGCTCCACCGGCGACTCCACCGGCCCGCACCTGCACTTCGAGGTGCACCAGGGCGGCATGTGGAACCAGATCGACCCGGCCCCGTTCATGCGGGCCCGCGGCGTCGACCTGGGTTGCTGA